The following proteins are encoded in a genomic region of Brachypodium distachyon strain Bd21 chromosome 1, Brachypodium_distachyon_v3.0, whole genome shotgun sequence:
- the LOC104584251 gene encoding protein TIC 20-I, chloroplastic produces the protein MVLCQGLSAGHAQLFAFPAAKHKPFLLRRSCLRIPAGSLSPKSVRLQSESKNFSVRAVQAGTDFLQNDTLTSFPRMSSINGIPPLLTQHNQCRRSEVGCRASSLASFSYPELTAKPRWWWRTLACVPYLLPLHNMWSYADVIYQLHTYLQGFSLVYTFIDTMTLLPGWLLLVIFMTVYFFVVRRKWSPHFMRFHVILAILLDTGSQAVATMCTWMPSIVYQGKPMQHFWMAIAFIQIFTVLECMRCALAGMYPNVPFISHTAFIHSDLNLFR, from the exons ATGGTTCTCTGTCAAGGCTTATCTGCTGGACATGCCCAACTGTTCGCTTTTCCTGCTGCTAAGCATAAGCCTTTCCTCTTAAGAAGATCGTGCCTTCGTATTCCAGCAGGATCGCTGAGTCCAAAGAGCGTACGGCTTCAATCTGAGAGCAAGAATTTTTCGGTACGAGCTGTGCAAG CTGGCACtgattttcttcaaaatgacACGCTCACATCATTTCCGAGGATGAGTTCCATCAATGGAATTCCACCATTATTGACCCAGCACAATCAGTGTCGAAGATCTGAAGTTGGTTGTCGGGCTTCATCTCTAGCATCATTCAGCTATCCTGAGTTGACTGCCAAACCAAGATGGTGGTGGAGAACTCTAGCATGTGTGCCATACTTACTGCCACTCCACAACATGTGGTCGTATGCCGATGTCATCTACCAATTGCACACGTACTTGCAGGGATTTTCATTGGTTTACACCTTTATTGACACCATGACACTGCTCCCGGGGTGGCTCTTGTTGGTGATATTTATGACTGTGTACTTCTTTGTCGTGAGACGGAAGTGGTCACCCCACTTCATGAGGTTCCATGTGATCTTGGCTATCCTCCTAGACACCGGTTCCCAAGCAGTGGCAACGATGTGCACCTGGATGCCCAGCATCGTGTACCAGGGGAAGCCCATGCAGCATTTCTGGATGGCTATTGCTTTCATACAGATCTTCACGGTGCTCGAGTGCATGCGGTGTGCTCTTGCTGGGATGTATCCAAACGTTCCTTTCATATCCCACACAGCTTTTATCCATTCTGATCTGAATCTCTTCAGGTAG